The proteins below come from a single Chitinophaga pinensis DSM 2588 genomic window:
- a CDS encoding helix-turn-helix domain-containing protein, which yields MNYQKDHFPVLSIQEFSQGKSEDCKVLFHELHGERSIDEAHKHDFFIAILFEAGRGTHTIDFVEHPITDLQLHMVFPGQVHQWKIKKETVGYQLMIEREAFESVLPNLRFSSALYQRHPVMTLKKGAYESLLYEFRCVQKELDKNEPFEALIKARCGVIGLLISKTAEKRFSDFDIYNSNAILSRFISLIDRYFKEQRSVAFYAHEINISPNYLNMVCRKQLNVAASSLIQDRVLLEAKRLLKTSSMTVKEIIFDLGFYDHANFSKFFKSHTGMTPSAFKELK from the coding sequence ATGAATTATCAGAAAGATCATTTTCCGGTATTGAGCATTCAGGAGTTCAGTCAGGGTAAATCCGAAGACTGCAAAGTACTGTTTCATGAACTGCATGGAGAACGATCTATTGATGAAGCCCATAAACATGACTTCTTCATCGCCATCCTCTTCGAAGCCGGACGCGGCACACATACCATCGATTTTGTCGAACATCCTATTACGGATTTACAGCTGCACATGGTCTTTCCCGGCCAGGTACATCAATGGAAAATAAAAAAGGAGACGGTAGGCTATCAGCTGATGATAGAACGGGAAGCATTTGAATCCGTCCTGCCTAACCTGCGCTTTTCATCGGCATTATACCAACGTCATCCTGTGATGACGCTAAAAAAGGGCGCGTATGAGTCCCTTCTTTACGAATTCCGCTGTGTACAGAAAGAACTTGATAAAAACGAGCCCTTTGAAGCGCTGATCAAAGCCCGCTGCGGTGTTATTGGATTACTGATCAGCAAAACAGCTGAAAAACGTTTCAGTGATTTCGACATCTACAATTCCAATGCTATTCTGTCGCGCTTCATTAGTCTTATCGACAGATACTTTAAAGAACAACGCTCTGTTGCCTTCTATGCACATGAGATCAACATCTCCCCCAATTATCTCAATATGGTGTGCAGAAAACAGCTGAATGTCGCTGCTTCCTCCCTTATACAGGACAGGGTGCTGCTGGAAGCAAAACGACTGCTGAAAACGTCTTCCATGACAGTAAAAGAGATTATCTTTGACCTGGGCTTTTACGATCATGCCAACTTCTCCAAATTCTTCAAGTCCCATACAGGCATGACGCCATCAGCCTTTAAAGAACTGAAATAA
- a CDS encoding amidohydrolase family protein, whose amino-acid sequence MRSTHISRKDFIRNSALATLGLGITPSLLSDVKAANPHETNTIAGSKNLKLKNVRLETGFEYEGDEVIATKTGLFCVEIANGKITAILPNAPKANATDAKGLLMLPAFKDMHIHLDKTFYGGPWKAARRKQGGVKGMIALEQQILPEMLKTSTDHAEKLIALLQSCGSSFARSHVNIEPTSKLDSLKNLQKALENKKDSFGAELVAFPQHGLYYADSTSLMKEAAKMDIDFIGGVDPYSLDGEIAKPMDFIVKLALDNNKGIDIHLHESGDSGLKTVEYLIDRVNENPVLKGKTFLSHCFVLGKLEKQKQEEIADKLAQAEIGIMSTIPFGGLIMPIPTLYKYGVTVGTGNDSIIDHWNTWGLGSVLQKANLMAQLYGNSTEFLLSRSLRLATYNILPLDDKGQQQWPKKGDAADVVLIDASCSAEAVSRISPVRSLIHQGKIVF is encoded by the coding sequence ATGCGTTCTACTCATATTTCCAGGAAAGATTTTATCAGAAATTCTGCACTCGCCACATTAGGACTGGGTATCACACCTTCCCTGCTGTCGGATGTAAAAGCTGCAAACCCACACGAAACAAACACGATCGCTGGTAGTAAGAATCTGAAACTGAAGAATGTACGCCTGGAAACAGGATTTGAATATGAAGGCGATGAAGTGATCGCTACCAAAACCGGACTATTCTGCGTTGAAATAGCCAATGGAAAAATCACCGCTATTCTGCCTAATGCCCCAAAGGCCAATGCAACAGATGCCAAAGGTCTCCTGATGCTGCCTGCTTTCAAAGACATGCACATCCACCTGGATAAAACCTTCTATGGTGGTCCATGGAAAGCTGCCAGAAGAAAACAGGGCGGTGTAAAAGGAATGATCGCACTGGAGCAGCAGATCCTTCCGGAAATGCTGAAAACCTCCACCGATCATGCAGAAAAATTAATCGCATTATTGCAGTCCTGTGGCTCCAGCTTTGCCCGGAGCCACGTCAATATCGAACCTACCTCCAAACTGGACTCTCTTAAAAACCTACAGAAAGCGCTGGAAAATAAAAAAGACTCCTTTGGTGCAGAACTGGTCGCTTTTCCACAACACGGACTGTATTATGCAGATTCTACTTCCCTGATGAAAGAAGCGGCTAAGATGGATATTGATTTTATCGGAGGAGTAGACCCTTATTCGCTGGACGGTGAGATTGCCAAACCGATGGACTTCATTGTTAAACTGGCACTGGATAATAACAAAGGGATTGACATCCACCTGCATGAATCAGGAGATTCCGGATTGAAAACGGTCGAATACCTGATAGACAGGGTCAATGAAAATCCCGTTCTGAAAGGAAAAACCTTCCTGAGTCATTGCTTCGTATTGGGTAAACTGGAAAAACAGAAACAGGAAGAAATTGCAGATAAACTGGCGCAGGCAGAAATCGGGATTATGTCTACGATCCCTTTCGGCGGATTGATCATGCCGATTCCTACGTTGTACAAATACGGTGTAACGGTCGGTACGGGGAATGACAGTATTATTGATCACTGGAATACCTGGGGCCTGGGTAGCGTGCTACAGAAAGCCAATCTGATGGCTCAGCTATATGGCAATTCCACAGAATTCCTCCTGTCACGTAGTCTCAGACTGGCTACCTACAACATCCTGCCACTCGATGACAAAGGGCAGCAACAGTGGCCAAAGAAAGGCGATGCTGCCGATGTGGTACTGATTGATGCCAGTTGCTCGGCAGAAGCAGTATCCAGGATATCTCCTGTCAGGTCATTGATCCATCAGGGCAAGATTGTCTTCTGA
- a CDS encoding TlpA disulfide reductase family protein — MRLYLFFIIVLFFSCKQTNNTANTVKINGHLKDLPDGMLYILNDKQQQIDSTHSDKGQFSFDLPITNNDQYYYVTLEHLDDTKVKRLFHFKTNKKYKGNELFLQYFIAEDGLQINGAIEDFTPKDMRLPDNIRLVHLSEFITGAQNTVMNNIDYDFNQPVNDSAWDILKTLVRKYPSSYYLIHEINKYRNNYSGNQLKELLASFDENIRQCLEAKTISNAIAIKQSNTKTANNTRLQAIDKTLQPVIDATASVNMVILWASWCAPCIAEIPELQKIYTKYQANSKFRMLSVSLDAEEDKWKNALEKHPMPWTQLWLQQALKEYQQEIFQFDNSIPTIIFFNNKGEIIKKYTGANASNTEQYIHLIDTSL; from the coding sequence AACACGGTAAAAATAAACGGGCATTTAAAAGACCTGCCTGATGGCATGTTGTATATTTTGAATGATAAACAACAACAGATAGATTCCACCCATTCGGATAAGGGACAATTCTCATTCGATCTGCCAATCACCAATAACGACCAATACTACTATGTCACGTTAGAACACCTGGACGATACAAAGGTTAAAAGGCTGTTCCATTTTAAAACGAACAAAAAGTATAAAGGCAATGAGTTGTTCCTTCAATACTTCATCGCCGAAGATGGCCTACAGATCAATGGTGCAATAGAAGACTTCACACCTAAAGACATGCGCCTGCCTGACAACATCCGTCTGGTACATCTGTCTGAATTTATAACAGGCGCACAGAATACTGTGATGAATAACATCGATTACGATTTCAATCAACCGGTGAATGATAGCGCTTGGGATATATTGAAAACGCTTGTCCGTAAATACCCGTCCTCCTATTATTTAATACATGAAATAAATAAGTACCGGAATAATTATTCAGGCAATCAACTCAAGGAACTACTGGCCTCTTTTGATGAAAATATCCGCCAATGCTTGGAAGCAAAGACAATCAGTAATGCTATCGCTATTAAACAAAGCAATACTAAGACAGCTAATAACACCAGACTCCAGGCCATCGATAAAACATTACAACCGGTTATAGACGCAACAGCCTCCGTTAATATGGTCATTCTCTGGGCCAGCTGGTGCGCGCCCTGCATCGCAGAAATTCCTGAATTGCAGAAAATATATACAAAGTATCAAGCCAATAGCAAGTTTCGTATGCTGTCTGTCAGCCTGGACGCAGAAGAAGACAAATGGAAAAATGCATTGGAGAAACATCCTATGCCATGGACGCAGCTTTGGTTGCAACAAGCACTGAAAGAATATCAACAGGAGATATTCCAGTTTGATAATAGTATTCCTACCATCATTTTCTTTAACAATAAAGGAGAAATAATAAAAAAATATACCGGGGCGAATGCCAGCAATACCGAACAGTATATCCACCTGATTGATACTTCCCTGTAA